taaccacacctattttttttggctatgttaccttaaccacacctttttttgttgttggcctaaccggctctctataacgaccacctgcccaaaACGACCAATCCCAAAAGATCCCAAATGAGTTGTTTTtgatgtgtgtgggttttttttttctccaaaataaaCAATTATTCACCTTTCCAATGTAACAACCTGTCTACAGCAATCActttttggtcggtcccttagatgggatatatatatatataatactaaTAGACAGCTAGGTTCAAGTTTCAACTGTATAATGACTGGTAGTATCAACAACAAGTCAATCTTTAGAACAACCATGCATGCAACTCCTTTCAACTGAAATTGGCCACATATTTTAAATGAAGGCAACACATTTCAAAAGGCATATTGCAGGATTGTGACCATGAGACAGCATAAAATGGAACTAATCGCGTTATCGGGCAGATTGAATGTGAAgcaatattttttaaatatcaatataaacaataataattCAATATGCCTGTCAGTGTTCTAGTTTGTGGACATACGGTATGTTTCTCTCAACGCAGTCTTAAACTGAGTTAAACTGCCTTTAATCTTGTGCAACTCACCATAATGATTATTCAGTCTCCACTCATACACAGCGCCTGACTGGTAAGTCCGCTTGAAACAATAGTAATCACTTCATATGGCTCGGAGGATCTGCACTGAAAAAAGCAGAGAGAATGAGAGTTCGAAgtcgaaccacaggcggaaggtatgaaagtagtggtccagtgaacgataccgaAGAACACTGCGAAAGCGGACGAAAGCGACAACAcagcagaaaacaacaaagcaTAGTGTACATTTTCATCCGCCAAAACACCAGGTTGACGGTTTAGCTCATGTCTAAAGCAGTCTTGTAGTGTCGTTATTTTGATATTTATTCTGGAGTACATCTGTTCACGGAGAAGTACGAGAATGTCTCTAAATTACAGGCTACTTACGCTGTCTGCTACAAATTAGATGTGGACAAATCTCAAATCGCTCTGTTCTCAACTGGGTTTTTTCCGGTGACTTTTAACCAGACACGAAGCGAAAATATTATCAACCTATTCATTTTCCACTAAGAACGAATAAGCAAAGATTACTTAGGAAAACATACTTTAAACTTCTCAATTCAAGATAAATCTTCGTCTaataaaacacaaacagtaATTGGACATAGAAGAGCGCTGCTTGCATTCATTCAGGGGACTTGATCCACTGAGCTTTTGATCTGATCTAATGCCCTGACTTGTCTCCCTTTGActgctccccctctctctctctctctctctctctctctctctctctctctctctctctctctctctcctctctctctctctctctctctctctctcttctggtTCAGTTCTTATGACGTATGCTCCTCTTTTCAAGCATCGCCTGCCTGTTTTTAAATGACGAAACCGGCAACCGTAAAGTGATTTGCTGCAAAGACTGAAGACAATATTCAAATCAGTACAACAGAAATTGCTAACGCACATAATATATCAAGgtagaaaaaaaattaacagcTCGCACGAATTCCCCGGCTATTAAAAGCCACACTCGCTTGGGTTAAAAACAGAAAGAGTAAGAGAAAAAGATGTTAatcatgataaaaaaaaaataaaaaaagagagtAAAATTAGAAAACAACATGTTACCGATCCACAGACCCTAAATTTATTTGGCCTTGAAACTGAGTTATCGGGAACAAAAGGtgttttgtttggcctaacacATACAGCAAAATTTCAGAACAGATAGACATGTCTGTCTCCAATGTGCAAAGCACGATGCCGCCGACCGTTGGATGTGGTATAAGGCATAAGGCATGATAAGATTGTATGTCAACAAAGTCTTCACTGACcgaattacacacacacacacatacacacacacacacacacacacacacacacacacacacacacacacacacaacgacacactgacacacacacacacacacacacacacaaaatcaatcacataaacacacacactgacacacacacacacaaacactgtcactaaagcacacccacacagacacacagacacagacacagacacacacacacacacacacacacacacacacacacacacacacacacacacacacactttatttgtttctgtttttaatGTTCTCGTGTCATATATTTCTTCTCAACAATAACGAGGTCATCAAAGGTCTGTCTAATGACGTAAGGCCGGAGGTTTGCTGACGCGTCCCGAATAAACGTCATATATTCCACTTCCACGTTTGGAATAACTCTTCTGTAGAAATTGTCAACAGCAACAAGTCTGGATCTTCTCGAGTGATGTTGCCTATCTATGATGTAACGAGAAAGATGACGTAATGCTTTCGTCAGTCCCTCTGTGACGCCAGCATAGTTAGCAGGCTTTCGTAAGTCTGTTTCCAACGATGTGTAAAACTTGTTTTGACGCACGAGAAACCATGGTGAACGTGGGTACAAGTCAAAATAGGAATGCTTTTGTCGTCGTAGTTTCCCTAGCTCACAAGGTGATAGTATAGTTGAATCACTTgaacatttattgaataaacacaaTTTCTCTGTAACTTCAGAGTCATCGATTTCAGTTAGAGATGTATGGAGATCCTCGAGACAAGCGATGTCTACCTGAAGTTGTCGAACTTTGTGTTGGAGTTTGGACACCCGCTGTACCCCTAAGAGAGCAACACCGTGGTACATGTAGCGTGTGTCCTTGACCGGGTGAAAGGTCACGTAAGGTCGACCCGTTCGCAGCGCCCTTTCTATCCATTCTCCGGAAGTGTCGTCATAGTTCTGTTTGAATCGACGGTAAATCTGCACACATCCATGAAAGAGATTGGCCGCATTGGATTAGTTATGAACATGGTAACAATATTCAAAATTACAACACCTGCAACGAGGaccacacaaacagtaacaacaacaacaacaacaacaacaacaacaaacaacaacaaagaatgtaGGGCCTTGACAAACaggtttaaatttgttaaaccTTGAATTTAGCTGAAACCGTAAAAACAAAAGAGCTTTCCAGTAAGAGTAAAAGCACAATTGCTCGACTGATTTtgacatgctctctctctctctctatctctctctctctctctctctctctcttacagagAAGGACGCAAATTTCGGAGCTCCGCAACATTTGATAAGTATCTTCTCCTTAGCTACTACTGCTGACCGAAAATGTCACAAACGGGACTGCAACATCGCCTGGAACAGTTCCTCATCAACTTAGTAGACGAAGTTGGGCTTTCATCTTAGAAAATCCAGGGGGAAGGTAACAGTACAACAGTTGTTTTGAGGTTTGCTGGGCCGCCATCAGACCAAGCCAACATAGCTCACTACAGGAAGAAAAGCAGGTCACAAGTAAAGCGTGatgaaacaagaagaaagaactTCGTGCAACGCAAAGCAGCTGAAGCGGAACAGAACACAGCGTCATCCGCGGTAGAGGCCCCTGTCAACAATAGCCGTGCTTCTTCTACCCAGCACGTGCAGGATTGGCAAACCAGTGTCACTcacgcacctgcccactgtgacacTGCAAGCTCAACCACGTGCGAGAATGTCAACCCTTTGGTGTGTagtgctgtgacgtcacagacagCAGACGACGGAACCACTACAGCTGAACTGGCAGCAACGGACCGTGAGTTTGAACCAGATGATGTCTACGACTTAGCCTCACACTGCTCAAAGAACGTGCGACTTAGAGAGAAACTgttaaacagaaagaggaaccgCACTCTCACAAAAGTAGTGTGCGAAAGAAAAGGTGGAAAGAAGACGCTGTTTGCAAGGGGAGACGACTACGTCCTGACATACGACTGCGAAACAGCACAGACAACGTCATTCCGAGAAGAGGAGGAAACGCCCCCGTGTGTCCGGCGTCTGCCCCAAGTCGACCGCAACGTCTTTAGAGAAGAAATCGACCATCTCACTACTGACCTTCATGTCGTGTCTACACTGGTACAGTGCTACCTCCGTGCCATGCCAGACTGACTGTTGTCGCTAAACTACAGGGCACACAtatttcatgtgtgtttgtgacaaaccgcgatcaatatggaacaataccgcgatcgatatggaacaataccgcgatcgatatggaacaataccgcgatcgatatggaacaataccgtGTTCGAAACGGAAAAGTTATTTCCCGACTTGGATTACAAGTTGGATGCTTCGGACCGAATCACgatgcattgtttttgtgtaacCAATATGTACACTGATGTTCGTGGATCGTTCGATTACCCAACCCCCCAGCACCCTTTTGCTATAAACAATATGAGTTTTCGCaaataaacattctgattctgattcttattctctctctcttattcgcTTACATGTTCAGACTTGACGCAGGAGACCCCAGTGGTGTTGTAAACACATCGTCCCAGCTCCGAATCTTCGTGGTCGGACACAGTGTTTCGGAGACACTCGTCTTTGTGTGCGACCAGCGCTTCCAGGGCACCACGTGATAATATGACACCGGTACCACCCATACAGTATGGTGCGCCGACCTGAAACACAGATAAGGTCAAACAAAAGTTTGTTTCTGATGACAACgtccaacaccccccccccccctaccccccaccAAATCTTAAAAGTTAaaataaagtacatgtatgagaAGAAAGGTCGGAATTAGACGGACTGTTactcaagttttgtttttgttgacgtgtttcttttcttgtctttatACGGGCGCATGGGGCTTCGTATTGGCTGGGAATCTTGCGAGCTGTGTCCCCTGATTGTCAGAGAAGAGTAATGTTTATTtagaattattattattagttctAGAAGGTttaaataagaataagaatactttattatctcatagagaaattcaggcgtggtacataacaataatatatacaaacaggacattgtttttacataagacatatagcactatataacagggcaagttataaacacacctcccacatacctctctggccattccttgcattgtgcgcttacgcattcagtcatttatagggtcgggggggggggggggggggaggacacTATTAACGGTCGGGGAATCGGATACATTGTATTTCTTTCTTGGCCTAAAAAGCTCCGATTAAGCACCAGCAACTCTTTCATGATTTTACGGTGACCTGTTTACTCACTTTCAATCCCAGCTTCCCCTCCTCATCCGCTTTGCCAGTACCCGGATGTCCAAGGTAGAGAGGCTTTGAACTGTCAACGGAGGCGAGCATCGTCCTCAAACGGTCCACATCCACAAAAACATCGTCGTCAGCGCGCATGAACCACTCGTACTTCCGCCCATACTTCTGGTGCATGAATTCCAACATGGCGAAGGATTTTCGCTGAGGAGGGTATTGGCTGTCTATGACGTCGCTGAGAATCTGGACAGGGAGACCCTTCTCATCTACGTCATCGTTTCCTCCGACAAAGAAGAGCAGGGATCCATTTTGAGCGGCTCCCCATGTGTCGTGGATTGCCCTCGCGCGCGTTCGTAAATATCTCCGTGACGTCATCACACCTACGAACAGTAACTTTGGTATGGATGAATCGGAGGTGACGCCCGTTTGGAAGTTTGATATTTTTCCTCGCGTGTCAATGACGAGTTCTTGAAAACTGCAAGTGATGAAATGACGATCCCGAAGGGCGGAGATAAGAAAGTGACAGGAAAGTTGTCCACATACAATTCCCGTGAACAGGAAGATGACTGAACGACGTTGCAATGACGTCAATCGtatctttgatgatgtcattttgATCAATTTTGACAAAGTAGACTCTGTATTCTTTGCTTTTTGTGGCCGTCCAGTGGGATTTGCGTGAAGGGAATGCTTTGGGTCTTCTGTAAT
This region of Littorina saxatilis isolate snail1 linkage group LG8, US_GU_Lsax_2.0, whole genome shotgun sequence genomic DNA includes:
- the LOC138973233 gene encoding chondroitin sulfate synthase 1-like is translated as MTSSKIRLTSLQRRSVIFLFTGIVCGQLSCHFLISALRDRHFITCSFQELVIDTRGKISNFQTGVTSDSSIPKLLFVGVMTSRRYLRTRARAIHDTWGAAQNGSLLFFVGGNDDVDEKGLPVQILSDVIDSQYPPQRKSFAMLEFMHQKYGRKYEWFMRADDDVFVDVDRLRTMLASVDSSKPLYLGHPGTGKADEEGKLGLKVGAPYCMGGTGVILSRGALEALVAHKDECLRNTVSDHEDSELGRCVYNTTGVSCVKSEHIYRRFKQNYDDTSGEWIERALRTGRPYVTFHPVKDTRYMYHGVALLGVQRVSKLQHKVRQLQVDIACLEDLHTSLTEIDDSEVTEKLCLFNKCSSDSTILSPCELGKLRRQKHSYFDLYPRSPWFLVRQNKFYTSLETDLRKPANYAGVTEGLTKALRHLSRYIIDRQHHSRRSRLVAVDNFYRRVIPNVEVEYMTFIRDASANLRPYVIRQTFDDLVIVEKKYMTREH